The Lasioglossum baleicum chromosome 5, iyLasBale1, whole genome shotgun sequence genome segment GGATGAGAATCCGTGTACTAAAGAAACTGGATATTCTGAATACATATTCGCGGTTGTACCTCAACTGCTTTATTATCAATATAAAATGGTAACAAACGAAGAACGAAAAAGTGCTGCAGAGAAGCATTAGTAATTACAAAACAATGATAacacttataattagactgtggatctttatgcaaaataaaaattgtttacatcgattgcaagaaatataaactaatttttcaacaattttcaatttcagcttctcaattttgctataaatgcataaagatccacagtctacttataacatttataatactaataagttcatttttatttcatcatgTTAGTAGGCTCTTAAATACATTGGAAGAAAAAGAAGTTAGAGAGACAGAAGAATTGAGCGCACAGCAAgaatatgaaaaaaaattagCTTTTCTTACTACTGCGTATGTAGAACATCTTGACGGAGATTACCTATTTCATCAGATGTTTGCAGACGATAGAGGTCTCACATCAATTATTCTACCGAGATTGTTAAATAAAAGTAGGACAGAATAATAAGATAATTTTGGGAACACATATTTATTTAGTGGGTAAAGAATTCACTATGGTGACTGAAGATGCTCAAAATGTTTTCGCTGAGTACGAGAAAAGTTTTGTAGTATTGTGCCAAGAATTGTGTGAGTTCGGCCTACAAGAACACCAAAAACGAATTGACGAAATAAATCTTTTTACAACTGCTCTCGATGATGGGAAAAAATCTTCGCAAGATCAAGGTCGACTGTAAGTGAACTAAAAAGAATATAAATCGTTAGCATAATTATCATTTCTACTTCCAGAATCGTAAATAACATACTAACGAAGAAAACCGAATTTTTATCGAGCATTAATCCCCTGTTAAATAAGTTACAAAATGATGTGGATAATACTATTATCGAAGAAATAACAGAAAAAGTACAAGAACTTGCCGACGAATATAATGACATGGTTACTGACGGCTGGTCGAACTTGATGTCTCTTGAAATGGaattacatgaacaaattgaagTATGTTTTTCGACAGAATAATTTAATGTCaaacagtaaataataattcatatatATTTCGAAGGATGTAAACGAAGTATTTAGACTGAATATGTCAGACATGGTGGATACGTTTTTAACAGCTGCCCGAGGACATTTCTCGCAGCTGCGAAACCGTGAAGCAGAATATAACGACACTATTAACGCATTGGTCTTATATTATCTAAGTGGTATCGGAGACGATGCAAAACTACCAAAACATCTAGTAGATTTATGCGGAGACAAAGATACTTTAGCTACAAATCTTAGTAACTCTCATGAAAAGCATTTACAGGTATAATTCTTCGACTTTCCAAGTTAATGAACATATTAAAGAATTTCTTAATTGCAGGCAATTGATGCTAGAGAAGAAATTATGGTAAGTCGTTTGAAAAACTGGTTCGAAGAATATGTGGAACAATTAGTTGTGTAAGCATTATGCTTTCCTATTCCATACATATGTATCTATAACTATACGGAGCCTGAAGCTGtaaaattgtttcaattttACAGAggagaaaatgaaagaaataacAAACAAATACTGGAAATCTCACATTTCGCAGATTCTCAACAAAGGGAGTTTTCTTCAATGAAGTTATTGCAACAATTAAATATAAACGTTGATGACGTGGAAGCCATAGGAGCGCTTGGCGATTAAAGTTTAGTAAATCTCGATAATATAATCaactttattataaaataaccaGTGTAAAAATGGTATAAAatgttacaaaattataattatccaGCACTGTTAAcatatattaatagatttacatggtatacattaatatatataaaaatagcgAATTTTTTAGCAGCAATATAGAAGTTTGTAACATTTAAAAGTATCCCTATTTTCGCTTCAACGAttcaatataaaatttcaaagcAGCCTGCACAGTTGGTGATTGAGCAAAAGTTACAAAGTCTTCAATATCTTTCTCCCGATTTTCTTTCATCCAACGCAGATTGGATTCTCTCAATAGCAATTTTGTTTTCGATCGACCTAGagctatattgaaatttttaaaaatccattttctttgaaatattcAGTTCAATGAACTTACCaggtatatttttaaattcttcaataTATTTTTGGCATTTATTAACTGCTTCCGTTTTGTCGGTAGCCAATTCATCTACAAGTCCAATTTGTAATGCTTCTTTTGGTGGAAACAGAGATCCgctgaatgagagagagagagagagagagaatacatttaaatagattaaaattattatcgaTATAAATAATTCCTCTCATGCGTTATATGCTCATCGCGAATTAGTTACCGTAAACATGCTATTTCAGCTTTTCTGTATCCTATTACATCAATGTATAGATCTTTAAACATTTTAGGAACTGTAATTCCTAAACGTGTTTCGTTCAGTCCCATGGTATGTTTTCCTTCGACGAGTACTCTGTACTCGGTAGAAAGTGCTAGCATGCATCCTCCAGCAGGACAGGCACCCTTTagaa includes the following:
- the LOC143208752 gene encoding dynein regulatory complex subunit 3 gives rise to the protein MLVDEGLPTILKEFVQPRIINQDMLIKLIIEQGPKGEAGKLFFEDGINLEETKEIRIEFLNILKIDYLWAMPNLVKLSLSHNTIEKIENFDALIHLKELDLSFNRIYVMENLNCLTKLEILLLYNNRITIVENIDDLHNLTIFSIGNNLITDWEHALYLRKFKNLRSLNMDENPCTKETGYSEYIFAVVPQLLYYQYKMVTNEERKSAAEKHYRLLNTLEEKEVRETEELSAQQEYEKKLAFLTTAYVEHLDGDYLFHQMFADDRVGKEFTMVTEDAQNVFAEYEKSFVVLCQELCEFGLQEHQKRIDEINLFTTALDDGKKSSQDQGRLIVNNILTKKTEFLSSINPLLNKLQNDVDNTIIEEITEKVQELADEYNDMVTDGWSNLMSLEMELHEQIEDVNEVFRLNMSDMVDTFLTAARGHFSQLRNREAEYNDTINALVLYYLSGIGDDAKLPKHLVDLCGDKDTLATNLSNSHEKHLQAIDAREEIMVSRLKNWFEEYVEQLVVGENERNNKQILEISHFADSQQREFSSMKLLQQLNINVDDVEAIGALGD
- the LOC143208776 gene encoding enoyl-CoA delta isomerase 1, mitochondrial isoform X2 → MAYSTNSKIIDVTHEDDTGITTISMARQPVNGLNKELLNALTTSLLDAQKNRPKGVILTSALPAIFSAGLDLLELYNRTENQLSEFWQALQDTWLTLYSLEVPVAAAINGACPAGGCMLALSTEYRVLVEGKHTMGLNETRLGITVPKMFKDLYIDVIGYRKAEIACLRGSLFPPKEALQIGLVDELATDKTEAVNKCQKYIEEFKNIPALGRSKTKLLLRESNLRWMKENREKDIEDFVTFAQSPTVQAALKFYIESLKRK
- the LOC143208776 gene encoding enoyl-CoA delta isomerase 1, mitochondrial isoform X4, whose amino-acid sequence is MLRTKMIQGACPAGGCMLALSTEYRVLVEGKHTMGLNETRLGITVPKMFKDLYIDVIGYRKAEIACLRGSLFPPKEALQIGLVDELATDKTEAVNKCQKYIEEFKNIPALGRSKTKLLLRESNLRWMKENREKDIEDFVTFAQSPTVQAALKFYIESLKRK
- the LOC143208776 gene encoding enoyl-CoA delta isomerase 1, mitochondrial isoform X3, whose amino-acid sequence is MARQPVNGLNKELLNALTTSLLDAQKNRPKGVILTSALPAIFSAGLDLLELYNRTENQLSEFWQALQDTWLTLYSLEVPVAAAINGACPAGGCMLALSTEYRVLVEGKHTMGLNETRLGITVPKMFKDLYIDVIGYRKAEIACLRGSLFPPKEALQIGLVDELATDKTEAVNKCQKYIEEFKNIPALGRSKTKLLLRESNLRWMKENREKDIEDFVTFAQSPTVQAALKFYIESLKRK
- the LOC143208776 gene encoding enoyl-CoA delta isomerase 1, mitochondrial isoform X1, whose product is MFAVKRVSNIVPIRLFKAYSTNSKIIDVTHEDDTGITTISMARQPVNGLNKELLNALTTSLLDAQKNRPKGVILTSALPAIFSAGLDLLELYNRTENQLSEFWQALQDTWLTLYSLEVPVAAAINGACPAGGCMLALSTEYRVLVEGKHTMGLNETRLGITVPKMFKDLYIDVIGYRKAEIACLRGSLFPPKEALQIGLVDELATDKTEAVNKCQKYIEEFKNIPALGRSKTKLLLRESNLRWMKENREKDIEDFVTFAQSPTVQAALKFYIESLKRK